The Paenibacillus sp. FSL R7-0204 genome includes a region encoding these proteins:
- a CDS encoding sensor histidine kinase: MIKTLYVRIILTFLGIIVFSLICSFFIGLYVFQKQISYEGQNEMFTVGREIIHRYDDAKPADTDEFLNSMVKVSAHPIHLYHPSGEHTFYGLSDSPAVTITPEAVRQVLQGKVYRSSTEDDDTFIGMPFMLKGEWRAMFLQYSAENEHLVNRLVLFVLLLVLVLGSVCIVVAARYLVEPIKALTNATRRLAKGDFEVDLRMNRVDEIGELTQSYVEMAGELKQLEQMRQDFVSNVSHEIQTPLTSISGFAKALQSNDLIAEEERKDYLDIIIAESGRLSRLSDNLLKLASLDSEHHPFTAVTFRLDEQIRTIVVTCEPQWSARSIIIDLELPEAVHITGDEDQLKQVWMNLLSNSIKFTPEGGKISIRIDHSAAEVAVTISDNGIGISPEEWGAVFQRFYTVDKSRNGSNSGNGLGLAIVSKIVSLHQGSIEVDGAAGVGTTIIVRLPVRQP; the protein is encoded by the coding sequence ATGATCAAGACATTGTATGTCCGGATCATTCTCACGTTTCTTGGCATTATTGTCTTTAGTCTGATCTGTTCCTTTTTCATCGGTTTGTATGTATTTCAGAAGCAGATAAGTTATGAGGGACAGAACGAGATGTTCACAGTGGGCAGGGAGATTATTCACCGCTATGATGACGCCAAGCCTGCAGATACGGACGAGTTCCTGAATAGTATGGTTAAGGTATCCGCACATCCTATTCACCTGTACCATCCGTCCGGAGAACATACCTTTTACGGGCTCTCGGATAGTCCGGCTGTGACCATCACCCCAGAGGCAGTCCGGCAAGTGTTGCAGGGTAAAGTCTATCGTTCCTCCACGGAAGATGATGATACGTTCATCGGGATGCCCTTCATGCTCAAGGGGGAGTGGCGGGCGATGTTCCTGCAGTATTCTGCCGAGAACGAACATCTTGTCAACCGGCTGGTACTCTTTGTGCTGCTGCTGGTGCTTGTGCTGGGAAGTGTATGTATTGTTGTCGCTGCCAGATACCTGGTGGAGCCAATCAAGGCTTTGACGAATGCCACCAGAAGATTGGCCAAAGGTGATTTCGAAGTGGATCTCAGAATGAACCGTGTGGATGAGATCGGGGAGCTGACCCAGAGCTATGTGGAGATGGCGGGGGAACTGAAGCAGCTGGAGCAGATGAGGCAGGATTTCGTCTCCAATGTCTCCCATGAAATCCAGACACCGCTTACCTCCATATCCGGTTTTGCCAAGGCGTTGCAGAGCAATGATCTAATTGCCGAAGAGGAACGTAAGGACTATCTGGATATCATCATTGCGGAGAGCGGACGTCTGTCACGGCTAAGTGATAATCTGCTGAAGCTGGCTTCCCTGGATTCCGAGCATCACCCCTTCACGGCAGTCACCTTCCGGCTGGACGAGCAGATCAGAACCATCGTGGTGACCTGTGAGCCGCAGTGGTCAGCCCGGAGCATCATTATTGATCTGGAACTGCCGGAAGCTGTTCATATAACAGGGGATGAAGATCAGCTGAAGCAGGTATGGATGAATCTGCTCAGCAACAGCATCAAGTTCACGCCGGAAGGCGGGAAGATCAGCATCCGTATAGACCACAGTGCAGCCGAAGTTGCCGTCACTATCAGCGATAATGGCATCGGGATCTCCCCGGAAGAGTGGGGCGCCGTGTTCCAAAGATTCTATACAGTAGACAAGTCGCGGAATGGAAG
- a CDS encoding response regulator transcription factor, with protein sequence MATILIADDDDNIRKLMYLYLRKEGFHLEEAGDGTKALSIIEDTQIDLVILDIMMPGLNGWELCREIRRSDANLPLLMVTAKAESAHKIKGFQLGTDDYLTKPFDPVELVMRVKALLKRSLVVTSQSVQLGNVVLNRRTFQVTRGGAPVTLPLKEFDLLFLLVSHPRQIFTREQLIQQVWGLHYEGDGRTVDVHISRLREKFSGNGEGFQIETARGLGYRLIPEP encoded by the coding sequence GTGGCTACAATACTTATCGCGGATGATGATGACAATATCCGAAAGCTGATGTATCTATATCTGCGAAAGGAAGGGTTCCACCTCGAAGAAGCCGGGGACGGCACCAAGGCCTTGTCCATCATAGAGGACACACAGATCGATCTTGTCATTCTGGATATTATGATGCCGGGACTGAACGGCTGGGAGCTGTGCAGGGAAATCAGGCGTTCGGATGCCAATCTCCCTCTCCTCATGGTGACGGCCAAAGCGGAATCCGCCCACAAAATCAAAGGGTTTCAGCTCGGAACGGACGATTACCTGACCAAGCCGTTTGATCCGGTGGAGCTGGTGATGCGGGTAAAAGCGCTGCTCAAACGCTCACTGGTAGTTACTTCCCAGTCCGTGCAGCTCGGCAATGTGGTGCTTAACCGCCGGACTTTTCAGGTTACACGCGGCGGGGCACCGGTCACGCTGCCCTTGAAGGAATTTGATCTTCTGTTTCTGCTGGTCAGTCACCCCAGGCAGATCTTCACCAGAGAACAACTCATTCAGCAAGTCTGGGGACTCCATTATGAAGGGGACGGCCGGACTGTAGATGTACATATCAGCCGGCTGAGGGAGAAGTTCAGCGGCAATGGCGAGGGTTTTCAGATTGAAACCGCCCGTGGCCTGGGATACCGGCTGATCCCTGAGCCATGA
- a CDS encoding serine hydrolase domain-containing protein has protein sequence MLIFMKKKLIAGMAMLAVLGLGAGLIFPGKHAKAETGQAASLGSRIEAPANLEDTAGLTAFVDGMMEEYMNRLQIPGAVISIVKDGKIILGKGYGSSNLEQAAPVDPATSMFRIASTTKLFTWTAVMQLVEQGKIDLDTDINTYLKSVKIPATYPEPITMRHLMTHTAGFEEGGVGYQIVTDPAGLPGSISEILNKHMLARIRPPGEMSAYSNYGATLAGMIVEDVSGIPYNDYIQKNIFDPLNMKHSTVVEPLPKSFIPYQVVGYNSENGSFMPGIPTFEGGFRPAGSGTVSALDMAHFMIAHLQNGKYGDGQILKPETAAFMHSTAFQLDKRLPGVALGFAEKRVNGVRLISHGGSDPMFNTELYLAPAEQLGIFLSYNGGQGSEAATHLVQALFNRYYPASEVKQPEFSASAESVQKYAGSYQFTRRNISDIDKFFNFFAQLNVTVVDNKISLGSGSEQQLYRAIAPNLFQLEEGTDQIGFLTDESGTVTHMLLDMAPEMPLERTPLLDQSKFWLILLGVVGFIFLTALPGPIFFRRRFKAMTLPEKRAIRLSAGTSVWALLSFITLFMIIMSMDIMQKLSGISPLLSVSLVMPIIMAGLTLAMLVSAVLVWKNKYWTVLKRVHYTLVTLSAVVLTIFFYYWNLLGWQFG, from the coding sequence ATGTTAATATTCATGAAAAAAAAGCTGATCGCCGGTATGGCCATGCTGGCTGTGCTGGGGTTAGGCGCAGGCCTTATATTTCCCGGGAAACATGCCAAGGCGGAGACAGGGCAAGCTGCTTCACTGGGGTCCCGGATTGAAGCACCTGCCAATCTTGAGGATACGGCAGGCCTGACTGCCTTTGTGGATGGTATGATGGAAGAGTATATGAACCGGCTGCAAATTCCGGGAGCCGTCATCTCCATCGTCAAGGACGGGAAGATCATTCTGGGCAAGGGGTACGGCAGTTCCAATCTGGAGCAAGCGGCTCCGGTTGACCCTGCCACCAGCATGTTCCGAATCGCTTCAACGACCAAGTTGTTCACCTGGACAGCCGTGATGCAGCTGGTGGAACAGGGGAAGATTGATCTGGATACGGACATTAACACCTACCTGAAGTCCGTGAAGATTCCTGCCACTTATCCTGAACCCATTACCATGCGTCATTTGATGACCCATACAGCAGGCTTTGAAGAGGGCGGAGTCGGTTATCAGATCGTCACTGATCCTGCCGGATTGCCCGGTTCCATCTCGGAGATACTCAATAAACATATGCTCGCCCGGATCAGACCGCCCGGTGAGATGAGTGCCTATTCTAACTATGGAGCCACGCTTGCCGGGATGATCGTGGAGGACGTCAGCGGTATTCCTTATAATGATTATATTCAGAAGAATATCTTCGATCCGCTGAACATGAAGCATTCGACGGTCGTGGAACCATTGCCGAAGTCATTCATCCCTTACCAAGTAGTAGGGTATAATAGCGAGAACGGCAGCTTTATGCCAGGCATACCTACCTTCGAGGGCGGATTTCGTCCTGCCGGCTCGGGCACCGTATCTGCATTGGACATGGCCCATTTCATGATCGCGCATCTGCAGAACGGGAAATATGGCGACGGTCAGATTCTGAAGCCTGAGACTGCTGCATTCATGCATTCAACGGCATTCCAGCTCGATAAGCGTCTGCCGGGAGTAGCTCTCGGATTCGCAGAGAAGCGGGTGAACGGGGTAAGATTAATCTCTCATGGCGGCTCCGATCCCATGTTCAATACGGAATTGTATCTTGCACCTGCCGAGCAGCTGGGGATTTTCTTATCCTACAATGGCGGTCAAGGCAGTGAAGCTGCGACCCATCTGGTCCAGGCCTTGTTCAACCGGTATTATCCCGCTTCCGAAGTGAAGCAGCCGGAATTCTCCGCTTCCGCGGAATCCGTGCAGAAATATGCCGGCTCCTATCAATTTACACGCCGCAACATAAGTGATATTGACAAGTTCTTTAACTTTTTTGCCCAGCTGAATGTTACGGTTGTGGATAACAAGATATCCTTGGGAAGCGGCAGTGAACAACAGCTGTACAGAGCAATCGCTCCTAACCTGTTCCAGCTGGAGGAAGGGACTGATCAGATCGGCTTCCTTACGGATGAGTCCGGCACAGTGACACATATGCTCCTGGACATGGCTCCGGAGATGCCGCTCGAGCGTACGCCGCTTTTGGATCAGAGCAAGTTTTGGCTCATCCTGCTTGGTGTCGTAGGATTCATTTTCCTAACGGCATTGCCTGGACCTATCTTCTTCAGACGCAGGTTCAAGGCGATGACGCTCCCGGAAAAGCGGGCCATCCGGTTATCGGCGGGAACTTCCGTTTGGGCACTGTTGTCTTTTATCACTCTGTTTATGATTATAATGTCCATGGACATTATGCAGAAGCTCAGCGGTATCAGTCCTTTACTGTCTGTCAGTCTGGTTATGCCAATCATTATGGCGGGCTTGACCTTGGCAATGTTGGTCTCGGCTGTACTGGTCTGGAAAAATAAGTATTGGACCGTCCTGAAGCGGGTGCATTATACGTTAGTGACGCTTTCGGCTGTCGTACTAACAATCTTCTTCTACTATTGGAATCTGCTCGGCTGGCAGTTTGGATAA
- a CDS encoding NUDIX hydrolase, whose protein sequence is MVDINDNFYRHVGVYGICVADNCILVIQKILGPYTGKYDLPGGRLEKMESLEQGITREFREETGHTVRKLKNIGVCDFSVIWTLQDNTVENLHHIAIVYEVNVDSEERPYTIESFEGQDSNGAIWLALDEVTSNNSSPLVLQAIEWIRTGTIPVASGSFDYRNFKS, encoded by the coding sequence ATGGTTGATATCAACGACAATTTTTATCGGCATGTGGGGGTCTATGGAATTTGCGTGGCTGATAACTGTATTTTGGTTATTCAAAAAATCTTAGGTCCCTACACAGGAAAATATGATTTACCTGGTGGCCGGTTAGAAAAGATGGAATCCTTAGAGCAAGGAATCACAAGAGAATTCCGTGAAGAAACAGGGCATACCGTTCGAAAACTTAAAAATATTGGAGTGTGTGATTTTTCTGTGATATGGACATTACAAGATAATACAGTAGAAAATTTACATCATATTGCTATTGTATATGAAGTTAACGTTGATTCAGAAGAGAGACCTTATACCATTGAATCGTTTGAAGGACAAGATTCAAACGGGGCTATTTGGCTGGCTCTTGATGAAGTAACTTCTAACAATTCATCCCCCCTCGTATTGCAGGCTATTGAATGGATACGTACTGGGACTATTCCTGTTGCGAGTGGTTCATTTGATTATAGAAACTTTAAATCGTAA
- a CDS encoding CueP family metal-binding protein gives MRKQILIGACTAIVAVGIFWYAENEGRKTADNREVAVSTQPDSQAASSQNIKQMVADYSSRALTSESASITSTQLIVDSGGPKEVTYDLPENEFFLSVAPYVEKTHPCATHSLTGCQGELTDQEFDVYIEDAEGKEVMNKSVKSQSNGFIDLWLPRDQNYRMTITHEGKQAQSEISTVESDDTCLTTMQLTQSISTN, from the coding sequence ATGAGAAAACAAATCTTGATTGGTGCATGCACAGCAATTGTAGCGGTTGGAATCTTTTGGTATGCGGAAAACGAGGGTCGTAAAACGGCTGATAACCGGGAAGTAGCGGTCAGCACCCAGCCGGACAGTCAGGCAGCATCCAGTCAAAATATCAAGCAAATGGTGGCGGATTACAGCTCGCGTGCCTTGACCTCCGAGTCCGCCTCCATTACCTCCACCCAGCTTATCGTGGACAGCGGCGGTCCTAAGGAAGTAACCTATGATCTGCCGGAGAATGAATTTTTCCTGTCTGTGGCCCCCTATGTGGAGAAGACGCATCCCTGCGCGACGCACAGCCTGACCGGCTGCCAGGGAGAGCTGACGGACCAGGAATTTGACGTATACATCGAAGATGCCGAAGGCAAGGAAGTGATGAACAAGTCCGTAAAATCCCAGTCCAACGGCTTCATCGACCTCTGGCTCCCGCGCGACCAGAACTACCGGATGACGATCACTCATGAAGGCAAACAAGCCCAGTCCGAGATTTCCACCGTTGAGAGCGATGATACTTGCCTAACTACTATGCAATTAACACAGTCCATTAGTACAAATTGA
- a CDS encoding Na+/H+ antiporter produces the protein MELFEYILLMLAAVSLSNLVNRFIPSLSVPIIQIALGMALTWLPLHFELELNPELFLLLFIAPLLFNDGRLADKVALWKLKKPILLLALGLVFLTVGVLGYFLHWLLPVLPLAAAFALAAALAPTDAIAVGALEQKVKIPHQTMQILEGESLINDASGLVSFQFAVAAMVTGAFSFKTASLSFIGISLGGVVLGLVLTFIKYGIVRWLRRLGMENVTLHMLIEILTPFAIFMAAEELGVNGILAVVSAGIAHSFSYKQMNPEVAKLSVVSKSTWAVIIFVLNGLVFLLLGTQLPEIIKTVWNNPGIGNVQVILYTLLLTAAVLGLRLIWMLVMDIPEGEEPRGPWKLEFKKALILTLSGVRGTITLASTMSLPFFLDDGSYFPARDLIIFLAAGVILWTLLASNFLLPLLLGSDHEAEHNAEEAEAKIEILRNVVAGLQEQATDQSRMALNHLTGTYNARIRLLKKNEDAEEMERKLGVTALKWQREYIMHALKQHDVNPYTAYRYLNRLNRQLFIYTRDPQYKNDLIPFKSWEEITGVIQQVRLNAQERREESNRLQSGIFAYVLEQLRELQNTGEMEPEVISSLILRYERGRLRLTRQESISATKREFEESLHELSRAGIQLERDHIQLMFEAGRISRASMKEMKRDILFMEHDLREETGY, from the coding sequence TTGGAATTATTTGAGTATATTTTGTTGATGCTGGCAGCCGTGTCGCTGTCTAATCTGGTGAACCGGTTCATCCCGTCGCTGTCCGTGCCGATTATTCAGATTGCGCTGGGTATGGCCTTGACCTGGCTGCCCCTGCATTTCGAGCTGGAGCTGAACCCGGAGCTGTTCCTGCTATTATTCATTGCCCCCTTGCTGTTCAATGACGGCAGGCTTGCCGATAAAGTGGCCTTATGGAAGCTGAAAAAGCCAATATTGCTGCTGGCGCTGGGACTGGTTTTTCTAACGGTAGGAGTGCTGGGATATTTCCTGCACTGGCTGCTGCCGGTATTGCCCCTGGCTGCTGCTTTTGCGCTGGCTGCGGCACTGGCCCCTACGGATGCGATCGCTGTAGGCGCACTGGAGCAAAAAGTAAAAATTCCCCATCAGACGATGCAGATTCTCGAAGGAGAATCGTTGATTAACGATGCATCGGGTCTGGTATCCTTTCAATTTGCAGTTGCGGCTATGGTTACAGGCGCCTTCTCTTTCAAAACGGCCAGCCTGAGCTTTATTGGCATCTCGTTAGGCGGTGTGGTGCTGGGCCTTGTGCTCACGTTCATTAAATACGGGATCGTCCGGTGGCTGCGCAGGCTCGGGATGGAGAATGTCACCTTACATATGCTGATTGAGATCCTGACGCCGTTTGCTATTTTTATGGCCGCTGAGGAGCTGGGCGTCAATGGCATTCTGGCGGTGGTCAGTGCAGGGATCGCCCATTCCTTCAGCTACAAGCAGATGAATCCTGAGGTAGCCAAGCTAAGCGTCGTGTCCAAAAGTACCTGGGCGGTCATTATCTTTGTCCTGAACGGTCTGGTGTTCCTGTTGCTCGGTACCCAGCTGCCGGAGATTATTAAGACAGTTTGGAACAATCCGGGTATAGGAAATGTCCAGGTTATCTTGTATACCCTGCTATTAACCGCTGCTGTCCTAGGTCTGAGGCTGATCTGGATGCTGGTCATGGATATTCCCGAAGGCGAGGAGCCGCGGGGACCCTGGAAGCTGGAATTCAAAAAGGCGCTCATTCTCACGTTGTCGGGGGTGCGAGGTACGATTACCCTGGCGAGTACGATGTCACTGCCGTTTTTCCTGGATGATGGCTCCTACTTTCCGGCGAGGGACCTGATTATTTTCCTGGCGGCGGGTGTCATTCTGTGGACCTTGCTGGCGTCTAACTTTCTGCTGCCGCTGCTGCTTGGCTCAGATCATGAAGCGGAGCATAATGCCGAGGAGGCCGAGGCCAAAATCGAAATTCTGCGCAACGTAGTTGCCGGTCTACAGGAGCAGGCTACAGATCAGTCCCGCATGGCATTGAATCATCTGACCGGCACCTATAATGCCAGAATCCGCCTCCTGAAGAAGAATGAAGACGCTGAGGAAATGGAACGGAAGCTTGGGGTGACAGCGCTCAAGTGGCAGCGGGAATACATCATGCATGCGCTCAAGCAGCATGATGTGAACCCGTACACGGCCTACCGCTATCTGAACCGGTTGAACCGGCAGCTGTTCATATACACTCGTGATCCGCAGTACAAGAATGACCTGATTCCGTTCAAAAGCTGGGAAGAAATCACAGGTGTCATTCAGCAGGTCCGCTTAAACGCACAGGAGCGGCGTGAGGAATCGAACCGGCTGCAGTCCGGGATTTTCGCTTACGTTCTTGAACAGCTGAGAGAGCTGCAGAATACGGGGGAGATGGAGCCTGAGGTAATTAGCTCCCTGATTCTTCGTTATGAGCGGGGGCGGCTCAGACTGACCCGTCAGGAGTCTATCTCTGCTACAAAGAGGGAGTTCGAAGAGTCGCTGCACGAGCTGTCCCGCGCGGGCATTCAGCTCGAACGTGACCACATTCAGCTGATGTTCGAGGCCGGACGGATCTCCAGAGCTAGCATGAAGGAAATGAAACGTGATATTCTGTTCATGGAGCATGATCTGCGGGAAGAGACGGGCTATTGA
- a CDS encoding HAD family hydrolase has product MSNEEQTQAGNRPLPNLNQPEAIVFDMDGTLFQTESLLLPAYHKMFDILREEGLHSGPTPPEERILGSLGMLLADIWKNVMPEADEAVHRRADELLLQLEIEGLEAGGTVLYPKVVETLRALHARGVKLFVASNGLEDYIHSIVVVHELKDLFEGLYSAGGSGTATKTELLGLLLDNHKIGSAWMVGDRSSDVQAGKGNGQTVIGCAYAGFGRQDELKGSDVIISSFDELIALYDNSIAAEL; this is encoded by the coding sequence ATGAGCAACGAAGAACAGACACAGGCGGGCAACAGACCGCTGCCGAACTTAAACCAGCCGGAAGCCATCGTATTCGATATGGATGGTACGCTGTTCCAGACAGAGAGCCTGTTATTGCCCGCCTATCATAAAATGTTCGATATCCTGCGGGAAGAAGGCCTGCATTCCGGCCCGACTCCACCTGAGGAGCGCATTCTGGGCAGTCTAGGCATGCTGCTTGCGGATATCTGGAAGAACGTAATGCCGGAAGCGGATGAGGCGGTACACCGCCGGGCGGATGAGCTGCTACTGCAGCTGGAGATTGAAGGGCTGGAGGCCGGAGGGACGGTTCTGTACCCTAAGGTAGTCGAGACGCTGCGTGCCCTGCACGCGCGTGGAGTGAAGCTGTTCGTCGCCAGCAACGGGCTGGAGGATTATATCCATAGCATCGTAGTCGTGCACGAGCTGAAGGACCTGTTCGAGGGGCTGTACAGCGCAGGCGGCTCGGGAACGGCAACCAAGACCGAACTGCTCGGCCTTCTGCTGGATAATCACAAGATCGGCAGCGCCTGGATGGTCGGGGACCGTTCCTCCGATGTACAGGCGGGCAAGGGCAACGGACAGACCGTTATCGGCTGCGCCTATGCCGGCTTCGGGCGGCAGGATGAGCTGAAGGGCTCGGATGTCATTATCTCATCATTCGATGAATTGATTGCGTTGTATGATAACAGCATTGCAGCTGAGCTGTAA
- a CDS encoding AbrB/MazE/SpoVT family DNA-binding domain-containing protein, translated as MMKATGIVRKVDELGRIVIPIELRRTMGIDIKDPLEIFVDGEKIILRKYEPTCIFSGSAENLINFKGKMVSKDVLDELISSFDNV; from the coding sequence ATGATGAAAGCAACTGGCATAGTAAGAAAAGTAGATGAACTGGGACGTATTGTGATTCCGATTGAGCTCCGCAGAACAATGGGAATTGACATAAAGGATCCGCTCGAAATTTTTGTGGACGGCGAAAAGATCATTCTCAGAAAATATGAACCTACTTGCATCTTCTCCGGAAGTGCCGAGAACCTGATTAACTTCAAGGGTAAAATGGTCAGTAAAGATGTTCTCGATGAACTGATCTCAAGCTTCGACAACGTATAA
- a CDS encoding MarR family winged helix-turn-helix transcriptional regulator, giving the protein MSKEAEKEQAVYTVMEHMASVQQKSQAFIDRITKKGSLSQNQIMLLFLLHLTGSLNITDISERLVITPGAASFMCDKLEDLGYIKRVRTKEDRRVVNIVLTGPGKQHILSLFDTFALTDLDKISSTLQRIDDLMGGMLE; this is encoded by the coding sequence ATGAGCAAAGAAGCTGAGAAAGAGCAAGCCGTCTATACCGTCATGGAGCATATGGCCAGCGTGCAGCAGAAATCACAGGCGTTCATAGACCGGATTACCAAAAAAGGATCACTCTCGCAGAACCAGATCATGCTGTTGTTCCTTCTGCACCTCACAGGCTCCCTTAATATTACGGATATCTCAGAGCGGCTTGTCATTACGCCGGGAGCCGCTTCGTTCATGTGCGATAAGCTGGAGGATCTGGGATACATCAAGAGAGTGCGCACGAAGGAAGACCGCAGAGTCGTGAATATTGTTCTCACCGGACCAGGCAAGCAGCACATCCTTTCTCTGTTCGACACCTTTGCATTGACTGACCTCGACAAAATCTCCTCCACCCTCCAAAGAATCGATGATCTGATGGGCGGAATGTTAGAGTAA
- a CDS encoding glycoside hydrolase family 36 protein — translation MDSRLIDIAENGLYLTIEITAEQDVRLLHFGAAPLEAGSIEDKHKASFRLLELQLSGEDRAEYHGRTHRASYPGLRMVYDGHKDTVNPLGRKLELTLADPLTGVKAVQHYQFYTGVQIVRAWTVLRNEGDAEAAVEYLSSFALTGVDKEGNGDRNDKIEVSIAHSGWQSELQWKSYSLPELGMSHLADRGSKRIAASNTGSWSAAELLPMAVLRNKESGTSLFWQIEHNGSWHWELTDQGDQLTLLVSGPTEHDNHWWLKLAPGEAFTSVPVAAGIVEGGFGEAAEQLTAYRRLIRRPNEDNELLRVIFNDYMNCLWGSPTTEKLLPLIDAAAEVGCEYFCIDAGWYAPGEWWDGVGEWAPSAERFPEGIKYVLDVIRSKGMIPGLWLELEVMGINSPKLAETGDSWFFMRHGKRVKDRSRYQLDYRNPAVIKHADSVIARLVEEYGIGYIKMDYNINAGIGTETEADSFGDGLLQHNRAYLAWLDSIFARYPQLVIENCSSGGMRMDYAMLSRHSIQSTSDQEDYVKYAAIAAGSPAALTPEQSAVWSYPLREGDDEEVIFNMVNSLLLRVHQSGHLAELTPRRRALVKEALDYYKSIRAHIPQAFAFWPLGLPDSGGEWVSFGLRHGDIRYIAVWRIAGEAAAVTLPIPELRSREAEARCAYPEAHGSQWSWDAVEGSLTVTLPAGKTARLFELRS, via the coding sequence ATGGACAGCAGGCTAATAGACATAGCCGAGAACGGGCTTTATCTTACAATAGAAATTACAGCGGAGCAGGATGTGCGGCTGCTGCATTTTGGCGCAGCGCCGCTGGAAGCAGGGAGCATAGAAGACAAGCACAAGGCAAGCTTCCGGCTGCTGGAGCTGCAGCTGTCGGGGGAAGACCGGGCGGAATATCACGGGCGGACACACCGTGCGTCTTATCCGGGATTGCGCATGGTGTATGACGGGCATAAGGACACGGTGAATCCGCTGGGACGGAAGCTGGAGCTTACGCTGGCTGATCCGCTGACGGGTGTGAAGGCAGTACAGCATTATCAGTTCTATACTGGTGTGCAGATTGTGCGGGCCTGGACAGTCTTGCGTAATGAAGGCGATGCGGAAGCGGCTGTGGAGTATCTGTCTTCGTTTGCACTTACAGGAGTGGACAAGGAGGGCAACGGAGACCGTAATGACAAGATTGAAGTGAGTATTGCTCACAGCGGGTGGCAGAGTGAGCTGCAGTGGAAAAGCTACAGTCTTCCAGAGCTGGGCATGTCCCATCTCGCCGACCGTGGCTCGAAGCGGATTGCCGCCAGCAATACCGGGTCCTGGTCAGCGGCGGAGCTGCTGCCAATGGCTGTGCTGCGCAACAAGGAGAGCGGGACAAGCTTGTTCTGGCAGATTGAACATAACGGCTCCTGGCACTGGGAGCTGACGGATCAGGGAGATCAGCTTACACTGCTGGTCAGCGGACCTACGGAGCATGACAATCACTGGTGGCTGAAGCTTGCCCCTGGCGAAGCGTTCACCTCTGTGCCGGTGGCCGCAGGTATAGTAGAGGGCGGATTCGGAGAGGCGGCAGAGCAGCTTACCGCATACCGGCGGCTGATCCGCAGACCGAATGAGGATAATGAGCTGCTGCGGGTGATTTTCAACGACTACATGAACTGTCTGTGGGGAAGCCCGACAACGGAGAAGCTGCTGCCGCTGATTGATGCTGCTGCCGAAGTCGGCTGTGAATACTTCTGCATCGACGCGGGCTGGTATGCTCCCGGTGAATGGTGGGACGGGGTCGGGGAGTGGGCGCCTTCGGCTGAGCGCTTCCCGGAAGGCATCAAGTACGTGCTGGATGTGATCCGCAGCAAGGGGATGATTCCGGGTCTGTGGCTGGAGCTGGAGGTGATGGGCATCAACAGTCCGAAGCTTGCGGAGACCGGCGACAGCTGGTTCTTCATGCGCCATGGCAAGCGGGTCAAGGACCGCAGCCGCTATCAGCTCGATTACCGTAACCCTGCGGTTATTAAGCATGCCGACAGCGTGATTGCCCGGCTGGTGGAGGAATACGGCATCGGGTATATCAAGATGGACTATAACATCAATGCAGGCATTGGTACGGAGACGGAGGCAGACAGCTTCGGGGACGGTCTATTGCAGCATAACCGCGCTTATCTGGCCTGGCTGGACAGCATCTTCGCCCGTTATCCGCAGCTCGTCATTGAGAACTGCTCCAGCGGCGGGATGCGGATGGATTACGCCATGCTCAGCCGCCACAGCATCCAGTCCACCAGCGACCAGGAGGATTATGTGAAGTATGCTGCCATTGCCGCAGGCTCTCCGGCTGCACTGACTCCCGAGCAATCGGCGGTCTGGTCGTATCCGCTGCGCGAAGGTGACGATGAAGAGGTCATTTTCAACATGGTTAACTCGCTGCTGCTTCGCGTTCATCAGAGCGGCCATCTGGCCGAGCTAACGCCAAGACGCCGGGCGCTGGTGAAGGAGGCGCTGGATTATTACAAGTCTATCCGTGCCCACATTCCGCAAGCCTTCGCCTTCTGGCCGCTCGGTCTGCCTGACAGTGGAGGGGAATGGGTCAGCTTCGGCCTCCGTCATGGGGACATCCGCTATATTGCTGTATGGCGGATTGCCGGAGAAGCGGCTGCGGTTACGCTGCCCATTCCTGAGCTGAGGAGCCGCGAGGCGGAGGCCCGGTGTGCGTATCCTGAGGCGCACGGGTCGCAGTGGAGCTGGGACGCTGTAGAAGGCAGCTTGACCGTTACGCTGCCCGCTGGCAAGACTGCGAGGCTCTTCGAGCTTCGTTCGTAG